The following nucleotide sequence is from Populus nigra chromosome 15, ddPopNigr1.1, whole genome shotgun sequence.
GCGATGagaattgttttccttttctctaaCACTATTCATGGTGTTAATTACACAATAATATACCGACAAAATATTTCCATCAGTATATTTTAGTGGTGATGGGAACTGTTCAATTCTCAATGAGTgataattaatgctttttttaccaacagaatCATAAACAAAATGAGAATTTCCACACGTTGAtgattaatgctttttttttactgtggtACATATTCCCCAaagaaatcaccgacggaataagaATTTCAAGGTGCtggtaattaatgttttttttactattgactATTTACTCTTTTACTAATAAAATCATCGACATAATGAAAGGTTATCGATAATAATagccttcaaattaattttatatttttttgttatttcaataataatgataacaataataatagtaatgataCTAATAATACTACTAATAGTGGTATTAATGGTAACAATAATagtttgtaataataataatgataatattaataatggtggtggtggtggtggtggtggtgatggttataatgatgataatagtggtggtggtaataataatgataataataataataatatgctaAAAATGGTTATAATGATGATAATGGTTATATGTTATTTCatctaaaatcaattaaatatactCTAAACattgttctaatttttttgatacTTACTTTATTACATGTTGTTTTGTAAGATTATGCTGAAAATAATtctacaattttgtttttatctaatatattgCGTCCAAGATCCGGTCAATTCGGCTAATTTCTCCACGAGATTACTGTGGGCTTCCATGAAATATTGTCCAATTACTTGTGCGATGGAATTGGCATAAATGCTCCATGAAATCCATATGGGACTCGACATGGCAACGTAATTTTGGCAACGGGCGCACTCGTGAAATTCTTTGTGTCAATTAtataaacctgaaaaaaaaaataacaacaggATTTAATGATTGGGAAACAAATTATTAGAATTGCGATTGGTTTACATCTATAAAATCAACTTACTTTGGAGGTATCGGTGTCTTCATCATGAACAAAAGTGATGATCCagccatcatcttcttcaagccCACCTTCTTTCGGGACAAAGGCAGCTCCAGTGCAGAAGGTGTTTCCCTCGAATTCATGGTATTCCACCTTTATATGCCCTTCAGATTCCTCCCATTCCTAGATCAGAGAACAATAATATAGATCAGCACGAATTCATTTGTGAGAATAAAGAAATAGTAATGCGATAATCTGACTATTCAGCAGTTTAATTACCCTATTGGCAGTCTCTTCAAAGTACAACTTGGCTAGACCTCCAAATTTTGGCATGCCTGGAACAACCAAATGGAAAGCTTAATATGAAATGGTAAGCAAGGTTATAGTTAAATCTTATATGCTGAGATCGATGAATTCGGAATGTAGAACTGACCTGAAGTAGCACTTGCCAAGCCATGAACAGTTTGGGCGTAGCCAAATTTGTTCTTTACACCATTAAAATTTGGATTGATCATTGGAAACTCGATAGATAATTGAGTTCCAGTTAGGTTTCTCTCTTTAACCTCTCCGGTTTCCATGTTTAGTCTCCATTCATAAGATCGGCAGAACAACAGTTCAtcgtttttgaaatgtttagCATCTTGTTCAACGGGTCCTTTGCTCCTAAGTCTTCCGGAGACCCACTCAAACTTGTCCAAATCCACATCGCAAGATTCTGATATGATTGATTCAAGGGACCTGCATCCCCTCACTACAACCTGccccagcaaaaaaaaaaaaaacaagaggaagaagaagaagaagaagaagattagatACATTGCAGGCAatgaattgaacaaaaaaaaaagtgatgtttTCATTACTAACCTCATCTCCTTCCTCGAAACAGTTAAGAATGTGAAATGTGCAATTTGGTACGACCTCGAACCAACGGATTGAGTCGGCATTGCCATAGCGGGGCATAATCCCGATTCTTGCATATTCTTCTTTTTCAAACTTTATCAACCTGTTAAGTGGCAGAAACCAAATTACTTCTCCTTGCCGTAATAACACTTTGATAAGAACTAAATGATTGACACTTGAGAGTTATGGTTAGTGTAATGGCACTCACGGGCCTCCCTTGATGAGTCTCTGTATATCTATTGTTAGTGGAAAATCCATGATCACATTATacctacaaaataaataaagaacgaAGATTAGATTTTGTTGccatagttttatatttttttccaagttaattTCCAGTGATGGCAAAGATCACTAACCTCTCTGTTACCCCCATGTCATGACTAAGGGTGCATCTGTTGAACTTGAGATCAACCTTATGTACGAGTCTCTTTCCATCAGCTGAAAGTAGGGTTCGCAAGTAAAAATGGTTCTTGATTTTAGTaaacactttatttttaatttattttttgattcttgaactggatggaaaatgaaaatatacCAGAAACAACTCCCAGTTCCATGAAAGGTTTCATCGCATCCACCCCAAAGACAACCAACTCTCCAGTACCTGGTGCTCTCTGAAACAGACAAGAAATTAACAGAGAGAAATACTAATTAGTTGTGGGTTGTTTTCCTTGATGAACTGATCATACAAGGGCCTTTTCTGcaggtattaaaaaaaaaaaaaaaaaaaaaaaacctttgggtGGCTGTTGAAAGGTCGATGCCAAGTTCCATTGATATCCCAATCGCCTAAAGTCTGAAGGGAAAAGATGTCAATCTCTTGAGGGATGTGATTTTCAGCAATTGAGTAGAACTTCCCTGAATGCTCGAAAACATTGGTGTTGCTAAGATCTTTGTTGACTTTTCTAAATCGCAGCTGGAATTTATTATCATGCATTAGTCAATCTTAAAtactcaaaaaaaataaaaattcatgctAGCTTTCATCACCAAATTAACTAGgggaaaaagaatataaaaaaataaatagtgtcAATATTCCATGCGCATGAACTTCCATTTAATTTTGTGAATTAGTCAATACCCAGCACTTTTATACATGTACCCTTTTCAGGAACAAGTACTATATTACCTTCTTTTTAATGACgaataattatatcaattttataaattatcagaAATTCGAGCCGCtacttattataattaataattattaaattttccaATTAAATATTCTCACAAGAACAAGATTTTCATGCAATTAACTGAAGCTCCAttgattattatatttcttCTGCCGTAAgagtttcaaatttgttttattgtaaaaacaaaaggtagAGCTAGTAAgtaataattacttttaaaattatttttatttagaaatatattaaaataatattttttttaatttttataatttatttatatattagcacaccaaaataagataaaaaaacaaaaaaacaagtaattttaaagtaaaaaaaatcaaattcttataaaaatatatttctttctaatactggttttaatatattagttaaaaataaataaataaataaaaagatcgaGGCCGTGGGCCCACCATATTTAATAAGTACGCTAACAAAATGGCGGGCGGGCTGCCTTCAATGGCCGGAAGAAAAGATGGCTTGgctctttgtttttcaatcttgtATGTTTCGGTTTCAACATGTCTATTATTGTACAGAACCGTCCATGTTTCACCATCACTATCTTTATCGAAGCACAAAGCGTGAAGCATTCCCTCTCCTTCGATCCACATATGACCGGTCTTTCCAAATACAGAACTCGTAGATTTTAGACCACCAAAGAGTGGATTTGGTCCTGGAATTGTAGTTTTTGAACAAGTCAGCGGCCTTCACGTTGGATTCATTAAAATAGCTAAAAAGAACAGTCTCTTTCTGAATATCCACTAATTAACTAGCATaagatgagaaaaattaaactgaattgTTGAGTTCAAGAAGAGACCGTTTCTTATGTAGACACCTTCAGGAAAATCATATGGGACTTTGCCCTCAATGCTGGTGATAGCAAGAGGTTCGTTCAGTTCATCAACCGGCGCAAAGTTACTCTGCAAAAAAACACGTAAACAGCAGATTAGAAAATGACTCATCGATCAATGCTTAATACTACTTGAGAGGTGAGTAGGCAGTCAAGGGTCTCGCCGGTTAATTACCTGAGAAGGGAGGACGGGCTGGTCagcaaactgaaataatgaatCCACAAATGCATCCAAGAGTTTGACAGAAGCATTTCTTATGCTTTTCGAAACATCAAGTTGCATGGGAAGTTGCTGCAACTCTTTCAATAATGGCTGCTCGCTCAAAACATCCACagtatttgtatttaggttaaataCAGTTTTAACAAGCAAAACATGAATGGCATATATAGTGCATGGGAAAGAACCAGATCGTATATATATTTCACTAATCTTGCTTAATCAAGCATAGAACAGGTGAAATTAAACAAGGATTAAGTATATTAACGTCTGATGTAGATGCCTTTAAGTGACAGAGAGACTAGAGGATTAAGTACCTTGTAAGAAGAAGACAGCCTATTCTTAAAACGATCGATGTTTTCGAAGGGAGAAGGCCGACTTTGTACAGAGCAATTCACATGAAAAGCCATTGTTGATGTAAATGTCAtccttctctctccctctccactAGTTTCCCTTCAAGGATAGCTTAACTCCCTATGCATAATGGATCTTAGATATAGGTTTTATAAGTATTCAGGGtcgtaattttttaattattcaagtAGTTTTTGTTGACTAGCTTCAATCGTTCCAAATCAACGCTCACCTAATATATTCATGCTTTGGAGTCGAAGTACGACTCAGATGGCTTTTCACTCACGCGATATTCCTCATATGTTTACCCACCGTATTTGTCTTTTATCATTATTCATGTAGTCACGTTTTACGACATGCAAGCATATATgttgaaattagtttttattggtatatttttattaaaaaatactggATGAACAAAgatttttttggtataaattTTTTGGAATGCAAGCATACTTTAGTAAAGATGTGTTAGGTCTAGCGCTAGCCAAACCCAGTCATACTAGACTTGCAATATGCCTAGCCTCAGATACACCCAAGAAAATGACCAGACCATTCTTCCTCGGCGcatccaaaataataattctcCTCCCTTAGACTCACATAAAGAACAAACTCAGCCCTCTTAGAGTTACCAAAGGAAGGACCTACCTCCCTTGAATCTAATCCATGGAAAGAGCTTAGCTTTCATGGACTCAGCTACATTTAACATTTTAGATTCTAATATCCATACACTTTTTAAGTGTATAAAAGTCCTCCAGTAACTTATTATATTTccatcaaatattaatatagatataaaatatatttatctattattaaaTGTTATCAAGGTAAAATTACACTTTAGACTATTCTCTTCACAAAATGATAAAGACTC
It contains:
- the LOC133674891 gene encoding carotenoid 9,10(9',10')-cleavage dioxygenase-like; protein product: MTFTSTMAFHVNCSVQSRPSPFENIDRFKNRLSSSYKPLLKELQQLPMQLDVSKSIRNASVKLLDAFVDSLFQFADQPVLPSQSNFAPVDELNEPLAITSIEGKVPYDFPEGVYIRNGPNPLFGGLKSTSSVFGKTGHMWIEGEGMLHALCFDKDSDGETWTVLYNNRHVETETYKIEKQRAKPSFLPAIEGSPPAILLAYLLNMLRFRKVNKDLSNTNVFEHSGKFYSIAENHIPQEIDIFSLQTLGDWDINGTWHRPFNSHPKRAPGTGELVVFGVDAMKPFMELGVVSADGKRLVHKVDLKFNRCTLSHDMGVTERYNVIMDFPLTIDIQRLIKGGPLIKFEKEEYARIGIMPRYGNADSIRWFEVVPNCTFHILNCFEEGDEVVVRGCRSLESIISESCDVDLDKFEWVSGRLRSKGPVEQDAKHFKNDELLFCRSYEWRLNMETGEVKERNLTGTQLSIEFPMINPNFNGVKNKFGYAQTVHGLASATSGMPKFGGLAKLYFEETANREWEESEGHIKVEYHEFEGNTFCTGAAFVPKEGGLEEDDGWIITFVHDEDTDTSKVYIIDTKNFTSAPVAKITLPCRVPYGFHGAFMPIPSHK